Within the Salarias fasciatus chromosome 2, fSalaFa1.1, whole genome shotgun sequence genome, the region CATCGGGGTGATAGATTCTGGGAAGGATATCGACGGCTTCGGAGGAGCGGAGCAGCATCAGTTCACAAAACGCGAACGATAAAAGCAGTCCGGAGTCGTCAGAACGAGATCGTTCGGTCTGGGCGGCGGCTGCATCCTCCCGGCCGCTCCggtcctcagctcctctgtccCGGGACGGCGGCCCGCCCGTTCAGCCCGCCGCCGTGGGCCTGGCTGATGGACGGGGACGACTGCGTCTTGCGGAGGTGGTACTCGCGGCCCGCCAGGCCGCCCTCCAGGATCAGGCCGCCCATCACGCTGGCCTCGATCTTCTCCAGGTCGTCCGTCTCGGCGCGGATTTTAGCCTGCAGGAGGCTGATGTAGGTCTCATACCGAGTCTTCTGCTCGGAGAGAGGGAAACAcaaagggtcaaaggtcactggcTCAGGTTATCATGCTGCTACTCTTCTGTCACTGCAGGTACGACTATTATTACAATCTGATATGATCTCAGATGACATATTGATTGTTGATAAGTTCATCCAGCAGTACCTCGTAGGTGAGGTAGTGCTCTTTGAGCCGGTACTCCTCCCACTCGCGGCTCTTGGGGTCGGCCGAGGGCAGGTTTTTCCggtgctcctccagctccaggctcatcTGCTTCAGCTTGCTCTCGTGACtcaccagctgctcctcctgcaccaATCACAGCCCGGAAAAAATGCCGGAAGGCCCCACCCgaacagccaatcagatgcGAAAAGACGCAAATGGGATGTGTGAAATTACCCAGGCCGCtgacatttttactgttttttttgtaaatggtAGAATATGTTCTGAATAAAACGTTCAGGTCATATTAAGGCTCAAGCATGACTCTAGAATCCACAACAAAGCTGCAGTTTATTGATTTTCTGAAGGCCTTGGTCGTGTCCTGAAGCCGGtcgtaggtgtgaatgtgtgtaggATCATCCTTGTGATggactagtgtgtgtgtgtgtgtgtgtgtgtgtgtgtacctggttgaGTCTGGTGGATGAGGACGGCAGGATTGGCCGACAGAATTTCTTCATGGAGCCGATGGCGGCGGGGAAGGCCGGCGCTGAGAAGAGCGCCGCCACCAGGTTTATCCGGAAGATCCAGGACAtcatctcctcctcactcctggAGACACGGATTATAAATGAAATTATAATATTCTTAAGATTATACGGTTAAAGCCAGTATATTCCAGTGGGTTAATAAAAAGACAGATAAGAAGCAGACAGAGGCTCACACACGTTTACCACCTGAGTGACTaaatacaccatcttgtggtgcaaACTGATATAGCAAGACTGAACAGGGCCGGGGCGAGAGGGAAAACTTCAGCAGATACGTCAACATTCCATCATAAAACCATCGAAAtattaaataaactgaaatgttgCATGCTCTGTCTCAACACCTATTAGCACAAAGTacctgaaaatgaaaatctcTCCACTAAAACCTGAACTGGAAGGTCAGATTCAGCAGCACTGAAATCCTGTTCGCAGCAGCGGTAATACAGATTGAGCCGAGCGTTGAGTCACGCACCACCTGGAACGTCCAAACAAGCAACAGCTGTGCAACCCTATACCGTCTGAATCACGCGTTTGACGCTCTTTTAATACAACCTGACAAACCCTCCAACCGTCACACAGACGCCGCGAGATGAAGCCAACCTTGTGAAACTCGGTGACGCAGCAGAGCCCGCTCCTCTTTTAATGACTGACATTGTGCAGATTTAACTCATAAACATAGCAGTTCATCATCGGTTCACATATTTCTTGACTGCTCTACGTGAAGCGAGGCCGACTCACGGCGCGTGCAGCAGGAACACTCTCCAGTCCGAGGTCTTCAGCTTCAGGACGTTGGCTCTCTTGCTGTAGTCGGTGGCTCGGGTGGCGAGGGAGTGGTGTATCCGCACGGCGTTCTTCAGGTCCACTTCTGAGATGTCTGCGTCGGGCTTGTACTCATCCTGAGCGCCgagcagaggaaaacacacggCCAGATGTTACAGGTTGTGCTTCTGGAAGCCTCGCGTGTCAACAGACAGTCAAACTGCTGCGAGTGTCTAGAATTTCAAAACTTATTTAATTTATCATTCAGTGGCTTAGTGTGAAATACACATGAACCTGCATCAACGTGTGGATCCTCTTTAGAGTCCAAATGTTTATAGTGAGGCTGAATTACGCTCTAATCCCACTTCAAACAACAAGCAGgaagaagttgttttttttgggggggggaggagaaataaagtcatttgtttcattAAGCTAAACATAAAAATCACACGCGGAGCAGGTTTCCTAccagcagagggagacagaCGCACAAAAGTTACACCTCGCCCGATTTTTCTTCTTAATGCTCTTTCCCACTCCCACATGCAGcaggctctcacacacacacacacacacacacacacacacacacacacacacccagcacagcagcatccagcaCTGCTGTCACTGCGGTGGTGGTTGTGTTTCTATGGCAACAGAGCAGAGGACGGGATGCGGTACCTTCTGGAGATACAGGATCATCCCCTTCAGAACCGCATAGAACTTCTTCCAGCCGCGGCGGCCCCGCGGCGCTGGCAGGgcagagcagagacacagcgtcaggcttttctgtttcaacaGGCCGAGACTGAAAGCTTCCGGGTGGAACACGCACTGCGCTTGCCGTCCATGTCGGCGTGGCTCTTGCGGGTCAACACGCCGTGTTTGTAGGTGACGGCGTTCAGGAGGATGGGGATGGCGATGAAGGGGTTACTGCCGTCCGTTACCCTGGCAACACGCTTGCTCCCGCCCTCACactgctcctccaccagctctgacaggctcttcctcagctcctcctcctcactgcgcacacacacacacacacaaacgcccATTCACATAAAGCCAAGGTGCACGTCCTCCAGTGTGCTTACTTCTGAAAAAAACTTGCATGCTCTGCATACTTTCCCCTTTTGATCGGGGCAAAACGCAAACTCACACTGCCCACTCCAGCTTCTCGTTTTTGATGGAGTTGTATAAGACCtgcagaaaaagacagaaaggatCAATACTACcctccattttttaaaaaaatgaaaacacaaactttgcATTGCTGCCAGGAAGGACTAACCTTTAATAAATCTTTGGGAAAGTCTTTGCCGTTGTTGAGGCCGTCCAGATTACTGATGAACTGCTGACACGACATCTTCTTACCGATGTTCTGAGGGGAAAACAAGACGATCGGTTGGAATTCGGTCGACGTGTTGCACATGTGTGGGGCGACATGAGTCACTGTTGCTGAGCCCTGCGTCAACAAAACCGGCGCTTCGGCCAGCGTCCACTGGAGGGCAATGTTCAGCCACTGCTGTGCCGTTTAAACCTGATCAGGCATCAGAGCGCCACACCTTTCAGGCGCTTTAACCTCCAATCATGAGGCGTCATTAGAGGAGAGCAGCATCGCCGTGCGTCTGAATCAAACTCGTCACCTGAACAGATACCAGCCGCTCTGGTGCGATGCCGTTACACAATTCCCTTTTTGTTTTGGAGGATTGCTGCTTTATATTCACGCTccataaaacacaataaacactCTTGTTTCCGATTccgcaaaaaaaattgaaatgactgaaaatgtgtttttttccctacaATGCCTCACCAAACGTTGTACGCTCCATTTGCTGATGGCTTCTGTTTTCATAAAGAGGCAACAGCATCGCTGAATACTCCGACATAACCAAAACACATGGCTTAGTTCGATACGTGACTTTACACTTTAAACTAGAAGATCTATGGATTTTGaagtaaaacttgttttttccccattttctttacattttattcTCATGCAATGAGAGTAAACCGTTTTTCagtggtattttttttccctaaatgATAATAAAAGGAAATAACTTGTATTGAAGCGTCTGCTCatcatgaaaacaataaaatcttaaaTGATGACTTCAACTTAACCACGGTTCACTTTAAGCCTATCATGCCTCATTTCCTGTGACCTTCCAGCACAAACCATTAGAATGAGGTTGAATGACAGTAAAGTAAATGTAATggagatgaaatgagatcatTCAACAGCTACAGCCCTACTTTAACTGTGTGGTTAGCGGGAGGAGGAGCAAAGGTCAAGGAGCAGAGTGTTAGTACTGAGTTTACTCACCACCTGCAGGGCAGAGACACACCGAGGGACCAGACACGGTTAGCAGGGGAAGGACAGGAAAAGGAGGACAAGGGAttgaagacaaagaaagagagagagacggtaTTAGTCGGAGGAGGGATTCTCATTTAAAGCAGTTTTCAAGCGGACGGGCGTGGATGGAGCGGGAGGCCGGAGGACCAGCAGCGGACCTCTGATACCGGCGGTGTTACTGCCGGCCAGGCCGCCGTCGCTCCCGTTTTTAGAACTGAACAGACGAGGCGAttcgaggaggagagagacagaaacaggtcaGAAAGTAGGCCGGGGAGGGGAAGAGAGAAGTGGAGGGAAAtgggagagacagagacgtcTAGAGGAGGGACGCCGCCTTTGTGTTCCGGCGTTAGCAGAAGAAGTGTGTGACGGGGAGCGCCGGTACGTACGTGTCCGTGCAGGTCCGTGTTCAGCAGCATGAGGGCGCAGGTTAATGTGTGGGCTCCATCTGCAGCGACACAAGCTGAgcattacaacacacacacacacacacacacaaacacacacgtgaaTGTAAAGCTGCACGTCGTCAGCCCAGGCCTAACTGATGAGCAGACATTTGCAGGGCTGCTCGGAGCACGTTACAGATAACAGCGACGCCGTAAACGAACCTGAGCGGCTGCTGAAGTCATCTCATTTACTGTTTACATTTGCGTGGCCGTGCTTCCAGATTTTATGGAAATAGCAGCCGCTTTCCCACCGGAAGATGACAACACTATCAACTGCTATCTATATGGAAATCAGCAACAGTTTATGTCTGTTTTAAACAGTCGATTTATTCCAGTACTTTATGACGTGTTCCTGCTGTTTTAGCGCGACGCGCTGCTTCATTACCGGCTGTACCATCATGACCACCGCCACGACTCTGACCTTCAGACGTGGGCGTTTGCGGGTTGCAGTGGCAGAAGCGTCTGGAGAAGTGGACGAggaccctctctctctcctgagtCTCTCCCATGAGAGGAAAGGCCTTCAGGAAgttcctgtcacacacacacacgcacacgcacgcacacacacacacacacacacgctcatgaAGCGCCGCACGCAGTGCAGACGATGCAGGTtcactgtgtttgtggagagcCGTCACTGTGTTCAGGAGTGATTTGAATCCTCATTAGCTGACGAACACTGAGCAGAGAAAAACTAAACCTCGACATGATGATAATCAGCAGAATGACACGACCTGCGTTGCAGGACCGCGGCGAGCATCATCTAAGATTCAaactcttttttcttcttctgactaGATGCAGTATTGAACGTGGCAGTGCATCGCACTGCATCCTGTATCATGAGTTTCCATCTGTGGGAGGTAGAACACTCCAGAGGATGAAAAACAATCCTTCAAACTAAGTTCTAGGAAGTGAAAAGGTTCTCAATTCccctgctgagctgcagaggaaaaaatatgtttttggaGCTACAAAAGattcttgtttcctgtctgaatGATCTGTAGACAAACTGAAGTACAGAACAGCTTTAACACACAGAAACCAGCGTCACCAAACGGAAAATTTACAAGAATATCACGTTCCGGTCGATGATTCGACAGAAAAATTACCTCACAGCCTATTAAAGAAATGttctcctttttcctctcacagtttCACTTTCAGACCTGCTCTCAATGTTTGGTTGTCATAGTAAATACAGTGGCAAACAGAGAGGAGGCTCTAAATAAAGACGATAAACAGTACCTCTGTCCACTTCACTCATTTCTAACTGAGCTTATTTGACATTTGAAAGTCAGATCATTCTTGTCCTCATAATGCTTTTACAGGTTAATACAGTAGTTCTGAAATCATTTTCCCTCTTTCCGATGGAGGACTTTAGTCTCAGTAAAGGAGAAGAAGGGTCTCCTCATATGGAGGCTTGTTGAATTTAGTGATTGGGGGAAAATAAAATGCCAGAACACATGTAGGAATTTGTAGTTTTATGACAACGTGTAAACTGCTCTTATTCAGACTCTAAAAACTTAATTAATCCCCATCAGGCCTGTCAGTCGGCCCACTTCAGCCAAGAAGAAATGAATAGAGATAATAAGAAAAGAAGGGCTGGTGACAGAAACCCAGAGAAAAGGCTCAGGAGCTCATCTGTCACCTGCTCGGCTCCACAGACTCAGCAGCCCGAGGCTGAACGAATGAAGAAGGTTTTGTCTTCACTGCCggtgtgaaggaaaaaaaatcattttgggaATAACTGTCTTTACAGCTTTTATGGAGCATTTTAGGATCTTTTTGGTTCTGACTTTGAGGTTATGGATCCTAAATCTCTTTCTTCATAGatgaaacagcatttttccctGCTCCTGTCACACCACaagcattttacagtaagaGATCACCTAAGATGTCTGTTTTTAGTCTTTACCTTATTTATGAAAAGCAACATCGCTATTTTAACACAATGGCAGGACTGTAAGTACTTTTAAGTTACTTTCCACCGACATTATTTGAACCGGGCCCGGTGTGAAGAGCCCTCACGAGGCCTCTCAGCTGAGGACTGCACCggaggcagcagctggagacggcAACATGTCAGGTACAAGGCCGGGACGCAGGGTGCGGCTGTCAGCAGCACTGGCTAACTGCTCTCAGCACGACAGCTTGATTAGCGCCGGGCTAACGCGATGCGAAGAGGGAGTGCGGCAGACGTGCGCACACTCCCGTCACGCGCCCGGCGCCCGCCGAGTGCTGAGCGAGCGTTACCTCAGGGCTCGGTCCAGGGACAGGCCGGAGAAATCAAAGAAGCTCAGGTACTCTGATGCCACCAGCTGGCTGAAGTCGTTACTGCggggagacaggaggagaacGTCAGCGCTTCGACGTGGCGGCGAGCAGGCACGAATGTTGAAGAAGCGTTTCGTGAAGGCACTGCGCTGGAAGATATCAGAAGCTCCACCATATGTGAGCATGGGACTGATTATCTGCTGGTGAGCCGGTCGTTTCTAGCAGTGCATCAAAGCAAacatgtctttttgtgtctgaaTCAACACGCTTTTCTCATTCCGTGTGATCTGTCAGTCTGTGAGTCAAcatatgtgtgtctgtgtgcgtgctcACTTTTTGCCCAGGTGTCTGGCCACGTCGCAGCGTTTGAAGCCTTCGAGGTGATAGAGCCGCTTGGCCAGCCTCTTGGCGGCCTCGCAGTCGGCCCGGCAGCCGTTGGCCAGGGTGTCGGTGCTCCCGCGCTCCAAACGCTCCAGACTGCCCAAATCGCACTCCTCTGAGTCAGACAGCACGTCTGTGAGGTTGGCATCGCTGAGGAGAGCATACgcacgcgtacacacacacacacacacacacagacacacacacagaagcaggtGCCCAGGTTAATGAAGAGAACACATGTCCCGCCGCTCAGCGCCCGCTCGCTCTAAACTCCTCACAACAAAGTAAACTGCTGAGCATAAAACCCAATTACATAAACATATGTTCACGTGCACGcaaacaggaggaggacgaggttTAAATGACTCGTTATGACAGTGACCCACTTTCACAGACACTTAACGTCCCGCTTTGATGCGGTGGATACGAAGGCTGATGATAATGCCGGGGCAGATTCCACCTTCCCCGATCGCCTCCAAAAAGCCCCTCTAATCTCAGACCCTGGACCTCAGACATCATTTGAATTTAAGTGCTTTAATGTAAAAGCTAATGCCCTAATTCTGCTCCGCTATTTTAGGCAAATGAAGGTCGGAAAAGTGAGACAGTCATTTTTAAAGtccaaagagaagaagagagcgCCTCGGCTGGCCTCAACAACTCGCATCTACTTGCCCTCCAGCAGAGGAGCGAACGTCCCGATgaactcctcctctcctgccgcGTCCGGGTACCAAAGCGGGGATGTTATGCAAAAGACTGGAAGTACTTATTCAGTCTCGCAGGAGAAGAAAAGCTCGAAGGGGCGGCAGAACATGAGAGAACACACCGTGCTTCAAACAAAGGAAAACTCTCAGTCTGGATTCATCATTGTTTCCTGCATGTTGGAATCAGTCACGTCTCTCACTGACTGATCCGGACATAATAAAACCAGCACCGTTCATTTTCCTTTC harbors:
- the psd2 gene encoding PH and SEC7 domain-containing protein 2, with amino-acid sequence MTQEGQALPSPTPPETPVEPGPTSGAPAADPTSQRHSRADEEQPEAGAGELEKGKPEEETRELANGIGGNDEEEEAGEEDDGGEEGGTLTHLDAFSSNFESSVEHADTEVEEEDEEEQREADGGENQDTFSSAFEQIVEQADVPDEDEEEEQEEEEREKSKVDNKDGFSSTFERIVESALLRGGTCYSSLDSLDVLSLTDETDSCVSFEAPLTPLIQQRAFLQGPEPLELELATVQEQEGAEAGPEAPGGDLTDEDSPARGAAAGVGGSPLRTTIPGSRSEFVLSQPGRWAIPNGYHTDSHTAPEGCGAMISSVSDANLTDVLSDSEECDLGSLERLERGSTDTLANGCRADCEAAKRLAKRLYHLEGFKRCDVARHLGKNNDFSQLVASEYLSFFDFSGLSLDRALRNFLKAFPLMGETQERERVLVHFSRRFCHCNPQTPTSEDGAHTLTCALMLLNTDLHGHNIGKKMSCQQFISNLDGLNNGKDFPKDLLKVLYNSIKNEKLEWAVEEEELRKSLSELVEEQCEGGSKRVARVTDGSNPFIAIPILLNAVTYKHGVLTRKSHADMDGKRTPRGRRGWKKFYAVLKGMILYLQKDEYKPDADISEVDLKNAVRIHHSLATRATDYSKRANVLKLKTSDWRVFLLHAPSEEEMMSWIFRINLVAALFSAPAFPAAIGSMKKFCRPILPSSSTRLNQEEQLVSHESKLKQMSLELEEHRKNLPSADPKSREWEEYRLKEHYLTYEKTRYETYISLLQAKIRAETDDLEKIEASVMGGLILEGGLAGREYHLRKTQSSPSISQAHGGGLNGRAAVPGQRS